The segment GCACGATCAGAAAGCCCTTTTTTGAGTGAAAATGGAGAGAAACAGTTCTTTTGGCCTGCAACTCAAAAAAATAAATATCAGTCTCGAGAGAAAAATCCCTGCCCTCCTGAATGTTTCCGACAATCACTTCCATTTCCCGGCAGGTGAAAACGGAGAGAAGTCCCTTGTTCTCTCTGAAACCATACTTCTTTCCCACCCTGTTTGAAGTCACCACCTTCAAGCCATTGAGTTTCACCACTGCTTCTTTGATAGAATTCAGATCTTCAATCTCCAACACTCTTATCACCTCGATTTGAATTTTACCTATTCTTCTAATATGAGCACCCCCTTGTTTCCTGGGGGTGCTTTCTTGATCCGAGAATATGGCATCTTCTGATAACCAACAATCACACATTCGAGGATTCCATATCTTTCCACTCTCTCCTCAAAATTCCCATTACATACACGTCATGATACTTCCCTTCTCTGTACAGCTCTTCCCTTAAAACTCCTTCCACTTTAAACCCAACTTTTTCATAAACCCTCATCGCTCGTTTGTTAAAGCTGTATACACCCAGTTTAATCTTGTTTATGTTCATCTCGTTGAATATGAATCTCACCAGCACCTTCATTGCATCTGTTCCATATCCTTTGTTCCAGTATGGCCTGCCCAGGAAAATTCCAACTTCTGCTATCGAGTTTTTCCAATCGATATTGTTGATTCCACAACCTCCAATGTATTCCCTGGTACTCAGGGTTTCAATCGCAAAAGAATAGGATTTTGTGCTGAATCCATCAAGATTCTGATACCATTTCTCTTCGTCTTCCCTTCTCAAAG is part of the Thermotoga sp. genome and harbors:
- a CDS encoding GNAT family protein, with the protein product MLKGKLVRLREYRKEDIDKALEYINDPEVKKYLIPGIPFPLRREDEEKWYQNLDGFSTKSYSFAIETLSTREYIGGCGINNIDWKNSIAEVGIFLGRPYWNKGYGTDAMKVLVRFIFNEMNINKIKLGVYSFNKRAMRVYEKVGFKVEGVLREELYREGKYHDVYVMGILRREWKDMESSNV